Within the Nocardioides humi genome, the region CCCGTGGTGGTCGGCGCCGAGGAGGTAGATGCAGTGCTCGAAGCCCCGGGCCCGCTTGTCGAGGTAGTAGGCGGTGTCGGAGGCGAAGTAGGTCAGCTCGCCGTCGGACTTGATGAGCACGCGGTCCTTGTCGTCGCCGAAGTCGGTGGTGCGCATCCACAGCGCGCCGTCCTGCTCGTAGACGTGGCCGAGCTCCTTGAGCCTGGCGAGGGTCTCGGGCACCGAGCCCGACTCGTGCAGCGACAGCTCGGAGAACCACACGTCGAAGTGGGTGTGGAAGCTCTCGAGCTGGTCCTGCTGCTCCTCGAGCTGCAGCTCGTAGCCCTTGGCCCGTACGGCGGCGCGCCGCTCCTCTCCCTCGAGCTGGAAGATGCCGGGGCTGGCCGCCTCGACGGCCTTCGCGAGGTCGTCGATGTACGCGCCGGCGTACCCGTCCTCGGGCTTGGGCTCCCCGAGCGCCGCGGCGATGATCGAGTCGGCGAAGTGGTTCATCTGCACGCCGCGGTCGTTGATGTAGAACTCCCGCGTCACGTCGGCGCCCGCCGCCGCCAGCACCCGCCCGATCGCGTCGCCGAGCACCGCCCACCGGGTGTGGCCGAGGTGCAGCGGGCCGGTCGGGTTGGCGGAGATGAACTCCACGTCGATCTTCTGGCCCCCAGGGTCTCGGTGCGGCCGTACGCCTTGCCCGCCGCCACGATCTCCGCGGCGACCTTGCCCTGGGCGCCCGCCTCGACACTGATGTTGAGGAAGCCCGGGCCGGCCACCTCGACGTCGGAGATCCCGTCGGCATCCTTCAGCCGGGCCGCCAGCAGCTCGCCGAGCGCCCGAGGGTTGGTGCCCGCCTTCTTCGCCAGCTGCAGCGCGACATTGGTCGCGTAGTCGCCATGCCCCTTCTGCCGCGGTCGCTCCACCGTCACCTCGCTCGGCACGCCGTCGGGCAGGGCGATCTCGCCCTGGTCGACGAGCGTCGCAAGGGCGTCGACGATCGTGGTGGAGAGCTGCGCTGGAGTCACCCGCCCAGGGTATCGGCGGGTGCCGGTTTCCTTCGCGGGAGTATCCCCCGGTAGTGTTCGGCATCGCGCCTCCCGGGGCGCAGGCCTCCGTAGCTCAGGGGATAGAGCACTGGTTTCCGGTACCAGGTGTCGCAGGTTCGAATCCTGCCGGAGGCGCCCATCCGCGCAAGGAGCGGAACGGCCCATGGCATCGGCGATCAGGTCCGCGGCCCTGCCGGAGGGAACGACCGCAGCCACCCTCGACGCGATCGCCGGCGCACGCCTCCCCGGCGCTCGCACTCGGCCTGACCCTGGGGATCCTCGGCGCCCTCGTCGCGGCCAGCGATGAGGCCCGCTGGCACTGGTGGCTGGCACCCCTCGCGGGACTGCTCGTGTTCGGAGGCATCGGCGTGTGGCAGGCGCGCACGCGCGAGGACGACCGCGAGGACGACGAGGTGCGCCTGGGCGAAGCGGCGCTCGCCGCGCTGGTCCGCAGGATCCGGGCGGAGACACCCCATAGCGGCGCAGCTACGGCTCAGCCGCAGGCGACCGCGATCTCGAACTTCTTGGTGATCATCCCGGTCGGGTTCTTGGTGTCGATGCCCACGGCCTCACCGGTGATCCGGTACCGGTCGCCGTCCACCTCGACCGCGGCCGATCCGACGCTGACCCCTCCGGTCGAGGCGACCGACAGGACGACACTGTCGACGACGACGGAGAGCGACTCGACGGACGGCCGGTCCTCGTCGGTCATCACGACGCCGAGCGCCTCCTGCCCGTCGATGGCGGCACTCGACACGATGATCTTCCCGTTCTGCTTGGCACAGCTGACGGCCTTGAGGTCGATGCCGCCGAGGGCCTTCCCGTCGATCTTGACCTCGGTCTTCCCTCCGATGCTGACGGTCCCGCCGTCGTCGGAGCCGTCGTCGGAGCCGTCGTCGGAGCCGTCGGCGCCCTCGTCAGAGCCGTCCTCGCCCTCGGGCGACGCCTCGCCGACCGGAGCGTCCTCGCTCACGTCGGCACTGGTGCCGGAGCTCGACGGCGACTCGTCGTCCGTACAGGCAGCGAGGGCGCCCGTCAGGGCGAGCATCGCCGCCGTCACGCTCAGCGTCCGCTTGATCCTCATCAGGATGGTCCTTCTCATCTCGAGCCGGCTCATGGCTCCGGCTCAGGCTCGGGGGCAGGCTCTGGCTCGGCGAGCTCCGCGGGCGTCCCCTGCGGGCCGGTCCCGGGCGCGTCCAGGGTCGGCCAGCGGTTCGCCGCAGGGTCGGGCAACGGCGCCGGCGGCGCGGGCGGTGCCGCCGCGGCACGCGGACCGCGCTGGACGGCCTGCCAGGCCATCGACTCGATCGCGGCCCACGGGGCATCGGCGGGGAGGGCCTCGCGCGCCTCGTCGATCGCCCACATCGGCAGTTGCTGCGTGGCCTGCTGGGGGTACGGCGGCATCGCGGGGTGCGGGCTGGGCGGAAGCACCACCGTCGTCGATGCCGCCGCCGCTGCCGATCCGTGGCCGCCGATCGGCACCGTCGGCGCGGCCGCCCAGAGAATGAGGTGGACCGGAAGCCACAGCCCACACGTGAGCACGTCGAGGATGATGTGGATTCCGTGGTTGAAGACCTTCAATGTCCCTCCTGGGCGTCGCGGCCGCCGACGCAGCCGGAGAAACCATACAAGTATGGGTCTCCGCGCGTGGCCGTTTCGCGCGGACACCTCGGCGGCGACGCCACGCGCCCCGTCACTACGATGTCCGGGTGCCCGAGCACGACAGCAGCGACAGCGGCGGCCCGACCGGCCGGACCACCGGCACCGTCGTCACCATCCACACCGACGGCGCCTGCCTGGGCAACCCGGGACCGGGCGGGTGGGGCGCGGTGCTGCGCTACGGCGAGCACACCCTCGAGCTGTACGGCGGCGAGCCGGCCACGACCAACAACCGGATGGAGCTGATGGCGGCCATCCGAGCGCTCGAGACGCTGACCCGGCACTCAGCCGTGGACCTGCACACCGACAGCAGCTACGTGCGCAACGGGATCATGTCGTGGGTCGCGAAGTGGAAGGCCAACGGCTGGCGCACGGCCGCCAAGGCGGCGGTCAAGAACGACGACCTGTGGCGCCGGCTCGACGTGGCCGCGGCGGCGCACGACGTCACCTGGCACTGGGTCAAGGGCCACGCCGGCGACCCGGGCAACGAGCGCGCCGACGCGCTCGCCGGACAGGGCGCCCGCGAGGCCCGCGACGGCGCTCCCGCGACCTGACCCCTCAGCAATTCTCGATCGACGCGTCCTTGCGGGCGTCGTCGCCGTACCTCTTGGCGGCGGCGGTGTCGGGGAGCACGACGCTGGCGGCGCCGACACTGCCGATCCGGCCGGGCAGGACGCAGGTGGTGACCTTGCCGGGGTCGACCTGCGCGATGGCCTGGGCGATCCGGAACAGCTCCTTCGGGGAGACGCCCTGGGTGCGGAGGTACTTGAGGACGGAGAGGATCTGCTTCTCGATCCAGCCGGGCTGGTCGGCCTTCTTGGCGATCTTCTGCTGGATCCCGCGCAGCACGAGCTGCTGGTTGGCGGAGCGGTCGAAGTCGCCGCGCGGCAGCGCCTTGCGGACGCGGGCGAACTCGACGGCCT harbors:
- a CDS encoding lipoprotein LpqH, whose translation is MRIKRTLSVTAAMLALTGALAACTDDESPSSSGTSADVSEDAPVGEASPEGEDGSDEGADGSDDGSDDGSDDGGTVSIGGKTEVKIDGKALGGIDLKAVSCAKQNGKIIVSSAAIDGQEALGVVMTDEDRPSVESLSVVVDSVVLSVASTGGVSVGSAAVEVDGDRYRITGEAVGIDTKNPTGMITKKFEIAVACG
- the rnhA gene encoding ribonuclease HI: MPEHDSSDSGGPTGRTTGTVVTIHTDGACLGNPGPGGWGAVLRYGEHTLELYGGEPATTNNRMELMAAIRALETLTRHSAVDLHTDSSYVRNGIMSWVAKWKANGWRTAAKAAVKNDDLWRRLDVAAAAHDVTWHWVKGHAGDPGNERADALAGQGAREARDGAPAT